One Malus domestica chromosome 11, GDT2T_hap1 genomic region harbors:
- the LOC103430088 gene encoding GDSL esterase/lipase At5g55050-like, which produces MAKYHTDGLPMASFVVVFSLFTSSFIVPLSEAQMVPAIYVFGDSLVDVGNNNYLKISLAKANFPHNGVDYPGKVATGRFGNGKNSADFLAEKVGLPPSPPYLSLVSKSNKQKASFVNGVSFASGGAGIFNGSDNQFRQSIPLSYQVNYYSEVYQNIRLQLGSEGAKDHLSKSLFLIVIGSNDIFDYIKKSKLQNEYTPQQYAVLMASNLKEQLQRIHALGAQKFVVVGTGPVGCCPAQRDSNTEECKEGANSLSVMYNEALKSMLQQLKPALGISYTLFNTYTVLTNIVQNAASYGFTEVKAACCGIGKLNAEGPCLPVASLCSNRRDHVFWDFYHPTQATHGIIVEKFFDGPSKYASPMTVKELIAL; this is translated from the exons ATGGCTAAATATCACACTGATGGTTTGCCAATGGCTTCCTTCGTCGTCGTCTTTTCTCTCTTCACTTCTAGTTTCATCGTCCCTCTTTCGGAAGCTCAGATGGTTCCAGCCATTTACGTGTTCGGAGACTCGTTAGTGGACGTCGGTAACAACAATTACCTAAAAATTTCTCTTGCCAAGGCAAATTTTCCTCATAATGGGGTTGATTATCCTGGCAAAGTAGCCACGGGGAGGTTTGGTAATGGCAAGAATTCTGCAGATTTTCTTG CCGAGAAAGTAGGATTACCACCGTCACCACCATACCTGTCACTTGTATCCAAGTCCAACAAGCAAAAGGCGTCATTCGTCAACGGAGTTAGCTTCGCCTCCGGAGGAGCTGGAATCTTCAATGGTTCAGATAATCAATTT CGTCAGTCAATACCTTTGTCATACCAAGTAAACTACTACTCAGAAGTATATCAAAACATTCGGCTACAGTTAGGATCCGAGGGCGCCAAAGACCATCTTTCAAAATCTCTGTTTTTGATCGTGATTGGAAGCAATGACATCTTCGACTACATTAAAAAATCCAAGCTCCAAAACGAATACACGCCGCAGCAGTACGCGGTTTTGATGGCGTCGAATCTAAAGGAACAATTACAG AGAATACATGCTCTCGGCGCCcaaaaatttgtagttgtcGGGACTGGGCCGGTCGGATGCTGTCCGGCGCAAAGGGATTCAAATACAGAAGAGTGCAAAGAGGGCGCAAACTCATTGTCTGTCATGTACAATGAAGCCCTTAAGTCCATGTTGCAGCAATTGAAACCGGCGTTGGGCATAAGCTACACCCTCTTCAACACTTACACTGTCTTGACTAACATCGTGCAAAACGCAGCTTCTTACG GATTTACAGAGGTTAAAGCTGCATGCTGTGGGATTGGGAAGCTTAACGCCGAGGGTCCTTGCCTGCCAGTTGCATCCTTGTGCTCCAACAGAAGGGACCATGTCTTCTGGGATTTTTACCATCCTACACAGGCAACTCATGGCATCATAGTGGAAAAATTTTTCGATGGCCCTTCAAAATACGCATCCCCGATGACTGTGAAGGAGTTAATCGCTCTTTAA